A region from the Melioribacter roseus P3M-2 genome encodes:
- a CDS encoding DUF898 family protein, with translation MTKSKNFSFDGGAGTFFGTAVAAFLITLLSLGLAFPWAVVLKQQWIAKHTIINGRRCKFIGSGAGLFGLWIKWFFLLIVTFGIYAIWIIPDLQKWIVEHMEFEGEI, from the coding sequence ATGACAAAATCAAAAAACTTTTCATTCGATGGAGGTGCCGGGACATTTTTCGGTACTGCCGTTGCGGCTTTTTTAATTACGTTATTATCACTCGGTCTTGCATTCCCATGGGCGGTTGTTCTTAAACAACAATGGATAGCAAAGCACACAATTATCAATGGCAGACGCTGCAAATTTATTGGCAGCGGCGCTGGTTTGTTCGGTTTATGGATTAAATGGTTCTTCCTGTTAATAGTCACTTTCGGAATTTATGCCATATGGATTATTCCTGATTTACAAAAATGGATTGTTGAGCATATGGAGTTTGAGGGGGAAATATGA
- a CDS encoding chemotaxis protein CheW, protein MDKDIRILLVEDAGVMRQMEIKTLNSLGYTNIVEAENGVDAVEYLKDNPEIDLIISDWNMPEMDGFELLKWVRGNQPTAAIPFLMATGRGEKKEVEKANEAGVSSFISKPFNKDELQEKINEAFGIKTEDNGNKKKEPRLTSGGKVRIKAIHIQITDHLTLGVMKHLIKKGELNPKHFELETECMPSWNTVAKALEDGSADVAFILAPLAMDLYNYGVPLRLVLFAHKNGSCCVRNKTGGDDSHGADFFRGKSFYIPHTMSIHNMLGHIFFRNIGLNPGVTGQKGVDVEFEVVAPIKMPEFLAGNPDASGYLVAEPLGTKAIASGIAKLQFLSSELWENHPCCVVAFQEELINNYPDAVKEFTEMLVYSGKFIEQKPSMAAEIAVDFLDPKKELGLKVPILKNVLTEPKGIKTNNLYPVVQDLDFIQRYMHDKMGIGSIIDLNKFVDKRFADQVCSESDKSAAKSYVSEIDLASKAKALLEKSDSDGRDSKTKAVLNMEGKYLRFSLGKEHYGIEILKIIEIIRLIPITPVPNTSPYVKGVINLRGNIVPVIDLRLKLNMPEKEYDDKTRIVIVEDEVDGLLIRVGLIVDEVEAVYDVKASEIENAPDFGNSDSDEYIMALAKTETAIFILLNMGVILKPEKYQKAG, encoded by the coding sequence ATGGATAAAGATATCAGAATTCTCCTCGTAGAAGACGCCGGCGTAATGCGGCAGATGGAAATCAAAACTTTAAATTCACTCGGATATACAAATATAGTCGAAGCGGAAAACGGAGTCGACGCCGTAGAATATCTGAAAGATAATCCTGAAATCGACCTGATAATAAGCGATTGGAATATGCCCGAGATGGACGGATTCGAGCTTTTGAAGTGGGTAAGAGGAAATCAGCCGACGGCTGCCATTCCGTTTTTGATGGCTACTGGCAGAGGCGAAAAAAAGGAAGTCGAAAAAGCCAACGAAGCCGGCGTAAGCAGTTTTATTTCCAAGCCTTTCAACAAAGACGAATTACAGGAAAAAATAAACGAAGCCTTCGGAATTAAAACAGAAGACAACGGCAATAAAAAGAAAGAGCCCAGACTGACGAGCGGCGGTAAAGTACGTATTAAGGCTATTCATATTCAAATTACCGACCACCTTACGCTCGGCGTAATGAAACATTTGATCAAAAAAGGCGAGCTGAATCCCAAACATTTCGAATTGGAAACCGAGTGTATGCCTTCGTGGAATACGGTAGCAAAAGCGCTCGAAGACGGCTCCGCCGACGTCGCGTTTATACTGGCTCCTCTTGCTATGGATTTATACAATTACGGAGTTCCGCTGCGGCTCGTATTATTCGCGCATAAAAACGGCAGCTGTTGCGTAAGGAATAAAACCGGCGGAGACGACAGTCACGGCGCCGATTTCTTCCGCGGTAAATCTTTCTACATTCCTCATACGATGTCGATTCATAATATGCTGGGTCATATCTTTTTCAGAAATATCGGATTGAATCCGGGGGTAACGGGTCAAAAAGGGGTCGACGTCGAATTCGAAGTGGTGGCGCCGATTAAAATGCCGGAATTCCTTGCGGGCAATCCGGACGCAAGCGGATATCTGGTAGCCGAGCCGCTCGGCACAAAAGCTATCGCATCGGGAATCGCCAAGCTTCAATTCCTGTCGAGCGAGCTGTGGGAAAATCATCCGTGCTGCGTTGTTGCATTTCAGGAAGAATTGATAAATAATTATCCCGACGCCGTCAAAGAATTTACTGAAATGCTCGTTTATAGCGGCAAGTTTATCGAACAAAAGCCTTCGATGGCAGCGGAAATCGCCGTCGATTTTCTCGATCCGAAAAAAGAACTCGGTTTGAAAGTGCCGATTCTCAAAAACGTTCTGACCGAACCGAAAGGAATTAAAACCAACAATTTATATCCGGTTGTTCAGGACCTCGATTTTATTCAGCGTTATATGCACGACAAAATGGGCATCGGCTCGATTATCGATTTGAATAAATTCGTGGACAAGCGTTTTGCCGACCAGGTTTGCAGCGAAAGCGACAAATCGGCGGCAAAAAGTTATGTAAGCGAAATCGACCTTGCCTCTAAAGCAAAAGCCCTGCTCGAAAAGAGCGATTCCGATGGAAGAGATAGTAAAACCAAAGCGGTCTTGAATATGGAAGGTAAATATCTCCGTTTCTCGCTAGGCAAAGAGCATTACGGTATTGAAATATTGAAAATAATTGAAATTATTCGTCTTATCCCGATTACTCCCGTTCCGAATACTTCCCCCTATGTCAAAGGCGTAATTAATTTGAGAGGAAATATTGTCCCTGTTATCGATTTGAGATTAAAACTAAATATGCCGGAAAAAGAATACGACGACAAGACAAGAATCGTGATTGTAGAAGACGAAGTGGACGGTCTGTTGATAAGAGTCGGTTTGATTGTCGACGAAGTCGAAGCGGTCTACGACGTCAAAGCTTCCGAAATCGAAAACGCGCCCGACTTCGGCAATAGCGACAGCGACGAGTATATAATGGCTCTGGCTAAAACCGAAACGGCAATCTTTATTCTGCTAAATATGGGCGTTATCCTGAAACCGGAGAAATACCAGAAAGCGGGATAA
- a CDS encoding glycosyltransferase family 4 protein, with product MLGQHNINKIAFVGNYLPRQCGIATFTYDLYNSVSEQHPHAETFVAAITDRGQKLDYPPEVRFEIIKQDIDTYQKAADFLNYNNVDVVSVQHEFGIFGGNAGSHVLALIRSLKMPVVTTLHTILPEPNPDQRRVMDELIAYSSRLVTMTEKGKKFLMEIYKAPEDKIDLIPHGIPDMPFVDPNFYKDRFGVEGKYVLLTFGLLSPGKGIQYVLKALPKVISKFPNLVYIVLGATHPNIIKEQGESYRMSLERLAHDLGIKNNVIFYNRFVDAEELKEFIGAADIYITPYLNKAQITSGTLSYSFGCGKAVISTPYWHAEELLADGRGILVPFADNEAIADEIIKLLEDEPLRHSIRKRAYMLGREMVWSNIAHHYLNSFQKARRQRAIKSNGYFSVKTLSEKRMELPAFNLNHLKNLTDSTGIFQHASYTFPRFEDGYCLDDNARAFLLTVLLDELGIADDQIYTLASSYASFINYAYNPEKRRFRNFMDFSRRWLEKVGSDDAQGRTIWALGACVGRSTKNNFKVWAHQLFNESINSIPELTSPRAWAFALLGINDYLNKMSGDRLVLSIRETLTDKLVSLYKNFADDQWKWFENILAYDNARLSQALILSGHAMNNADAMNIGLESLKWLMEIQTKEKGYFRPIGSEGWYPKGGKKAGFDQQPVSAYDAVSACVDAYRITGDEYWYDMAKTSFEWFLGRNDLGLSLYDPNSGGCYDALHVDRINLNQGAESTLSFLLSLAEIYRIENMIKTFESVNSFHN from the coding sequence ATGTTGGGACAGCATAATATCAACAAAATAGCTTTTGTAGGTAATTATCTTCCCCGTCAATGCGGAATAGCAACCTTCACTTACGATTTGTACAATTCGGTTTCCGAGCAGCATCCTCACGCGGAAACTTTCGTAGCGGCGATTACCGACCGAGGCCAAAAGCTCGACTATCCCCCGGAAGTCCGCTTTGAAATAATCAAACAGGATATCGATACGTATCAAAAAGCTGCCGATTTTTTAAATTATAACAATGTGGACGTAGTTTCGGTGCAGCATGAATTCGGTATTTTCGGAGGCAATGCCGGCAGTCATGTCCTTGCTTTAATCCGGAGTCTGAAAATGCCGGTGGTTACGACTCTTCACACAATACTTCCGGAACCGAATCCCGACCAGCGACGGGTTATGGACGAATTGATCGCTTATTCTTCGCGCCTTGTAACGATGACAGAAAAAGGAAAAAAGTTTTTGATGGAAATCTACAAAGCGCCGGAAGATAAAATCGATTTGATACCTCACGGAATACCCGATATGCCGTTTGTCGATCCGAATTTTTATAAAGACCGTTTCGGCGTCGAAGGCAAATACGTATTGCTGACGTTCGGTCTCCTTTCCCCGGGTAAAGGCATCCAATACGTATTAAAGGCATTGCCAAAAGTAATTTCGAAATTTCCGAATCTTGTTTATATAGTTCTCGGCGCTACTCATCCGAACATAATTAAAGAACAGGGCGAATCGTACAGAATGAGTCTCGAACGTCTGGCTCACGACCTCGGAATTAAAAACAATGTAATTTTCTATAACCGTTTCGTCGACGCCGAGGAACTTAAAGAATTTATAGGCGCCGCCGACATTTACATTACGCCGTATTTGAACAAAGCGCAAATTACGTCAGGAACGCTTTCCTATTCGTTCGGATGCGGCAAAGCGGTGATTTCAACGCCTTACTGGCACGCCGAAGAATTACTGGCGGACGGACGCGGGATCTTGGTGCCTTTTGCGGATAACGAAGCGATTGCCGATGAAATTATTAAATTGCTCGAAGACGAACCGCTTCGCCATTCGATACGCAAACGCGCTTATATGCTCGGTCGCGAAATGGTATGGAGCAATATTGCTCATCATTACCTGAATTCGTTCCAGAAGGCAAGAAGACAACGGGCTATTAAATCAAACGGATATTTTTCCGTCAAAACATTGAGCGAAAAGAGGATGGAGCTGCCGGCGTTTAATTTAAATCACTTGAAGAATTTGACCGACAGTACGGGAATTTTCCAGCATGCCAGTTATACATTTCCCCGCTTCGAAGACGGATACTGCCTCGACGATAATGCGCGGGCTTTTCTTTTAACCGTATTGTTAGACGAACTCGGCATTGCGGACGACCAGATTTACACGCTCGCTTCCAGCTACGCATCGTTTATCAATTACGCATACAATCCCGAAAAAAGACGTTTCAGAAATTTCATGGATTTCAGCCGCAGGTGGCTCGAAAAAGTTGGCTCGGACGACGCTCAGGGCAGAACTATCTGGGCGCTCGGCGCATGCGTCGGCAGATCGACCAAAAACAATTTCAAGGTATGGGCGCACCAGTTGTTTAACGAATCGATAAATTCCATACCCGAACTTACCTCGCCGCGCGCGTGGGCTTTTGCCCTCTTGGGTATTAACGACTATTTGAATAAAATGAGCGGCGACCGACTCGTATTGAGCATTCGCGAAACGTTGACCGATAAGCTCGTCTCGCTTTATAAAAATTTTGCCGACGATCAATGGAAATGGTTCGAAAACATACTTGCATACGACAATGCGCGTCTTTCGCAGGCTCTGATTTTAAGCGGTCATGCTATGAACAATGCGGATGCGATGAATATCGGTCTCGAATCTTTAAAATGGCTGATGGAAATTCAAACCAAAGAGAAAGGATATTTTAGACCGATCGGCTCCGAAGGCTGGTATCCAAAGGGCGGTAAGAAAGCCGGTTTCGACCAGCAGCCGGTTTCGGCTTACGATGCGGTTTCGGCTTGCGTCGACGCTTATCGCATTACGGGCGACGAATATTGGTACGATATGGCGAAGACGAGTTTCGAATGGTTCCTCGGCAGGAACGACCTGGGTCTGTCGCTCTACGATCCTAATTCCGGCGGCTGTTACGACGCCCTCCATGTCGACAGAATTAATCTCAATCAGGGCGCCGAGTCGACGCTTTCGTTCCTGTTGTCGCTTGCAGAAATTTACAGAATCGAAAATATGATTAAAACTTTCGAAAGCGTTAATTCTTTTCACAATTAA
- a CDS encoding glycoside hydrolase family 130 protein yields the protein MGNSRKELFKRYSGNPIITVNDLPYQANSVFNCGATKIGDEILLLMRVEDMRGISHLTVARSKDGITNWKIDEKPTMPPEPDKFPEEIWGIEDPRITYIDELKKYAITYTAYSHGGPLVSLALTEDFKTFEKFGAVLPPEDKDAALFPVKFNNRWAMIHRPIISTPQSAAHMWISFSPDLIHWGEHRILVKAREGAWWDANKIGLSPPPLLIPEGWLVMYHGVKKTASGAIYRLGLLLLDKENPTKILKRSDEWIFGPLEPYETKGDVDNVVFPCGWYADDKTLYIYYGAADTSIALATADLNEVRDYVSKLPEGESPKRWG from the coding sequence ATGGGAAATTCCAGAAAAGAATTGTTCAAACGCTATTCCGGCAATCCGATAATTACGGTCAATGATTTGCCGTACCAGGCAAATTCGGTTTTCAATTGCGGAGCTACGAAAATCGGAGACGAAATTCTCCTGCTGATGCGAGTTGAAGACATGAGGGGAATTTCGCATCTGACCGTAGCCCGCAGCAAAGACGGTATTACGAATTGGAAAATCGACGAGAAACCGACGATGCCTCCCGAACCCGATAAATTTCCCGAAGAGATATGGGGAATCGAAGACCCTAGGATTACGTATATAGACGAACTGAAAAAATACGCCATAACGTATACGGCATACTCGCACGGCGGTCCGTTGGTTTCTCTGGCGTTGACTGAGGACTTCAAGACTTTTGAAAAGTTTGGGGCGGTTCTGCCGCCGGAAGACAAAGACGCCGCTCTCTTTCCCGTTAAATTCAATAACAGATGGGCAATGATTCATCGTCCTATAATTTCGACGCCTCAATCGGCGGCTCATATGTGGATTTCGTTTTCGCCCGATTTAATCCATTGGGGCGAGCATCGAATATTGGTTAAAGCGCGCGAAGGCGCATGGTGGGACGCCAATAAAATCGGACTTTCGCCGCCGCCGCTTTTGATTCCCGAAGGCTGGCTCGTTATGTATCACGGCGTCAAAAAAACTGCCAGCGGCGCAATCTACAGATTGGGACTCCTGCTGCTCGACAAAGAGAATCCCACCAAAATATTAAAAAGGAGCGACGAATGGATTTTCGGTCCCCTTGAACCGTACGAAACCAAAGGCGACGTGGACAATGTCGTTTTCCCCTGCGGCTGGTATGCCGACGATAAAACTCTTTATATCTATTACGGCGCAGCCGATACCTCGATTGCGCTGGCTACAGCCGATTTGAACGAAGTTCGCGATTACGTTTCCAAACTACCGGAAGGCGAATCGCCGAAGAGGTGGGGTTAA
- a CDS encoding archease, which yields MPFKFIEHTADVAAEITGKSITEIFLAAFEAWKETVIEKEENPAGGKKEIDIAAQSYEALLVEFLSELNYLLFTKKWLCRNIPILDIIAEDDGLKLIASLEGGTIDPSSIKIEIKAVTFHNLKIEKDGDFYKTVIVFDI from the coding sequence ATGCCATTTAAATTTATTGAACATACGGCGGATGTAGCCGCGGAAATAACCGGAAAATCAATAACCGAGATTTTCCTTGCCGCATTCGAAGCATGGAAAGAAACGGTAATCGAAAAAGAAGAAAACCCTGCCGGCGGAAAAAAAGAAATCGATATTGCAGCGCAATCTTACGAAGCGTTGCTAGTCGAATTCCTGAGCGAGTTGAATTATCTCCTTTTTACTAAAAAATGGCTTTGCCGTAATATTCCGATACTCGATATAATTGCGGAAGACGACGGACTTAAATTGATAGCTTCGCTTGAAGGCGGAACCATCGACCCGTCGTCTATTAAAATAGAGATTAAAGCAGTTACTTTTCACAATCTTAAAATCGAAAAAGACGGCGATTTTTATAAAACCGTTATAGTCTTCGATATCTGA
- a CDS encoding NTP transferase domain-containing protein, with product MSGNDNYKKLTDEYSDSFDYSKKETAIILAAGHGKRIKSKVSKMLHKIWEVPTVERVYNACQRGLQNANAILVVGIKADDVIKTVGKKESLIYAYQEVQRGTGHAVQIALEKIDSSKYDGTVFIFPGDMGLIDQATVAFFRNKFLESSSDMMVLTGMYDGDIGNNYYGRIVRAKDRDAEGASSGNDMGNVIEIIEYKDILSLNDTEPYVTNYKGRKYSFTKKELLEIREFNSGVFAFRFKPLSELINKISSDNAQKEIYLTDLIALFNKNGYKVSAVTPERQYVLMGFNNKSVLREMDNIARELAYDKLKDIVMIHDPEDFFVDDEVIDYILKMDKNGEPLDIEIGKGAYLGRGVKPNYNVKFNKNCYLFGSIDLGKNITIHDGAHLSCFENQTISVGDNTQIYWNDVIRGQVKIGSNCAIESGVRITGSDDSPVIIGNNVTVKGTTYIFGSEIDENLLVEHSVLINKKVKNPNADGSLFKVRFYIPETEGAEAIEDKKARP from the coding sequence ATGTCCGGGAATGACAATTATAAAAAATTGACCGACGAGTATTCGGATTCGTTCGACTATTCAAAAAAAGAAACAGCGATAATACTTGCCGCGGGTCACGGCAAAAGAATAAAATCGAAAGTTTCCAAAATGCTCCACAAAATCTGGGAAGTGCCTACTGTCGAGCGCGTTTATAATGCCTGTCAGCGAGGACTGCAAAACGCAAACGCCATTCTCGTTGTGGGTATAAAAGCCGACGACGTGATCAAAACCGTCGGCAAAAAGGAATCGTTAATTTATGCTTATCAGGAAGTCCAGCGCGGCACCGGGCATGCCGTTCAAATTGCCCTGGAAAAAATCGACTCTTCGAAATACGACGGAACCGTTTTCATTTTTCCCGGCGACATGGGATTAATCGACCAGGCAACAGTAGCGTTTTTCAGAAACAAATTCCTCGAATCTTCATCGGATATGATGGTATTAACGGGAATGTACGATGGAGATATCGGGAATAATTATTACGGCAGAATAGTGCGTGCAAAAGACAGGGACGCGGAAGGCGCATCTTCGGGCAACGACATGGGCAACGTTATAGAGATAATCGAATACAAAGACATTCTCAGTCTGAACGATACGGAGCCGTACGTAACAAATTACAAAGGGAGAAAATATTCGTTTACCAAAAAAGAACTCCTCGAAATCAGAGAATTCAACAGCGGCGTGTTTGCATTCCGATTCAAACCTCTGTCGGAGTTAATAAACAAGATCTCGAGCGACAACGCTCAGAAGGAGATTTATTTGACCGACTTGATTGCGTTATTTAACAAAAACGGATACAAAGTTTCTGCGGTTACGCCGGAAAGACAGTATGTATTGATGGGCTTTAACAATAAATCCGTTCTCCGAGAAATGGATAATATCGCCAGAGAACTCGCATACGATAAATTGAAAGACATAGTAATGATTCACGATCCGGAAGACTTTTTCGTCGACGACGAGGTGATTGACTATATACTCAAAATGGACAAAAACGGCGAACCACTCGACATTGAAATAGGCAAAGGCGCATACCTTGGCAGAGGCGTAAAACCGAATTACAACGTCAAGTTTAACAAAAACTGTTACCTCTTTGGTTCTATCGATCTCGGTAAGAATATTACCATCCACGACGGAGCTCATTTGTCGTGCTTTGAGAATCAGACCATTTCGGTCGGCGACAACACTCAAATTTATTGGAACGACGTTATAAGGGGACAGGTCAAAATCGGAAGCAACTGCGCTATCGAATCCGGAGTGCGTATAACCGGCAGCGACGATTCGCCTGTGATTATCGGAAACAATGTGACGGTTAAAGGAACCACTTATATTTTCGGTTCGGAAATCGACGAAAATCTTCTTGTAGAACATTCAGTATTAATCAACAAAAAAGTTAAGAATCCGAACGCAGACGGATCTCTTTTTAAGGTCAGGTTTTATATTCCCGAAACGGAAGGAGCCGAGGCAATTGAAGACAAAAAAGCCCGCCCATAA
- the rpsT gene encoding 30S ribosomal protein S20 encodes MAHHKSAIKRIRQTETRTKRNKAALSKVKTLIKKVYSSEDKETAEKNLKAAVSALDKESAKGRIHKNNASRKKAALTKHVNKLEAKAE; translated from the coding sequence ATGGCTCATCATAAGTCGGCAATTAAGAGAATACGTCAGACAGAGACGAGAACAAAAAGAAATAAAGCGGCGCTTTCGAAAGTAAAAACATTGATTAAGAAAGTCTATTCTTCCGAGGATAAAGAAACGGCTGAAAAGAATCTGAAAGCCGCAGTTTCGGCGCTCGATAAAGAATCGGCCAAGGGAAGAATTCATAAGAACAACGCTTCGCGCAAGAAAGCCGCTTTAACAAAACACGTCAATAAATTGGAAGCCAAAGCAGAATAA
- the queE gene encoding 7-carboxy-7-deazaguanine synthase QueE gives MLKVNEIYYSIQGESSRAGLPCVFVRLTYCNLRCSYCDTEYAFYDGIDMSKEEILEKVNEYGCKLVELTGGEPLVQKESLDLMKSLCDSGYEVMLETGGSLPIDNVDKRVMIIMDLKCPSSKMEKKNRYENIEFLKPGDEVKFVIGDRNDYEWSLNKIKEFELDKKCGVLFSTVFGKLEPVTLLNWILADKLNVRFQLQMHKYIWKPETKGV, from the coding sequence ATGCTGAAAGTTAACGAAATATATTATTCGATTCAGGGCGAGAGCTCCAGAGCCGGTCTTCCCTGCGTTTTTGTGCGTCTCACTTATTGCAACCTGAGGTGCTCTTACTGCGATACCGAGTACGCTTTCTACGACGGCATTGACATGAGCAAAGAAGAAATTCTAGAGAAAGTAAACGAATACGGATGCAAATTGGTAGAGCTAACCGGAGGAGAGCCGCTCGTTCAAAAAGAATCGCTCGATTTAATGAAATCTTTATGCGACTCCGGTTACGAAGTGATGCTCGAAACAGGCGGCAGCCTTCCCATCGACAATGTCGACAAGCGCGTTATGATTATAATGGATTTGAAATGCCCTTCGAGCAAAATGGAAAAGAAAAACCGGTACGAAAACATCGAATTCCTCAAACCGGGCGACGAGGTTAAATTCGTAATCGGAGACCGGAACGATTACGAGTGGAGTTTGAACAAAATAAAAGAATTCGAACTCGACAAAAAATGCGGCGTCCTTTTTTCCACGGTGTTCGGAAAACTCGAACCTGTTACTCTGCTAAACTGGATTCTGGCAGACAAGCTGAATGTCCGGTTTCAGCTTCAGATGCATAAATATATATGGAAACCCGAAACCAAAGGTGTATGA
- a CDS encoding 6-pyruvoyl trahydropterin synthase family protein, whose amino-acid sequence MMKIAKEFKWEMGHRLPFHKGKCKNLHGHTYRCMVEIDGAPDENGMVLDYYELKRIIDPIIEEMDHSFMVCSKDTELMNILKSLETKTVVVDFDSTAENICLYLLDRIKKAGLPENIKKVKVRVLETENSYAEDELSLR is encoded by the coding sequence ATGATGAAAATAGCAAAAGAATTCAAATGGGAAATGGGACATCGTCTTCCCTTTCATAAAGGGAAATGCAAAAATCTTCACGGACACACTTACCGGTGCATGGTGGAAATTGACGGCGCGCCGGACGAAAACGGCATGGTGCTCGACTATTACGAACTGAAAAGAATAATCGACCCGATAATCGAAGAGATGGATCATTCGTTTATGGTCTGCTCGAAGGACACGGAGCTGATGAACATTTTGAAATCGCTCGAAACGAAAACCGTCGTTGTCGATTTCGATTCGACGGCGGAAAATATCTGTCTCTATCTCCTCGACAGGATTAAGAAAGCCGGACTTCCCGAAAACATCAAAAAAGTGAAAGTCCGGGTGCTCGAAACGGAAAACAGTTACGCCGAGGACGAATTAAGTTTGAGATGA
- a CDS encoding SIR2 family NAD-dependent protein deacylase, which translates to MSAESGIATFRGQDGIWNKMKPEELANFDAFLRNPKLVWDWYKHRQEIISNTKPNPAHLAIAKLEEYYDVTVVTQNIDNLHRRAGSSKIFELHGNIERNYCIECRTFYNSPELEFRGGIPKCERCGGLIRPDVVWFGEMLPQDQFTGGEQAAALSDICFIVGTSAVVYPAAYIPFTARESGSYLVEINIEPTEISSVVNYSIYEKAGTALPVIAEVAAEIKSSQT; encoded by the coding sequence ATTTCCGCCGAAAGCGGTATTGCCACCTTCCGCGGACAGGACGGCATCTGGAATAAAATGAAGCCCGAAGAGCTGGCAAATTTCGACGCGTTCCTCAGAAATCCGAAATTGGTGTGGGACTGGTACAAACACCGTCAGGAAATAATTTCGAACACAAAACCGAATCCGGCGCATCTGGCTATAGCAAAACTCGAAGAATATTACGACGTTACGGTAGTTACTCAGAATATCGATAACCTTCACAGAAGAGCCGGGTCGTCTAAAATTTTCGAACTTCACGGGAATATCGAACGTAATTATTGTATAGAATGCAGAACTTTTTACAATTCGCCTGAATTGGAATTCCGAGGAGGAATTCCCAAATGCGAAAGATGCGGCGGTCTGATTCGACCGGATGTGGTCTGGTTCGGAGAAATGCTGCCGCAGGATCAATTTACCGGAGGAGAGCAGGCTGCCGCTTTGAGCGATATCTGTTTTATTGTCGGTACGTCTGCCGTAGTTTATCCCGCCGCATACATACCTTTTACGGCGAGAGAATCGGGTTCGTATCTGGTGGAAATAAATATTGAACCGACGGAAATAAGCAGCGTGGTGAACTATTCGATTTACGAAAAAGCGGGTACGGCTCTTCCGGTTATTGCAGAAGTGGCGGCAGAAATCAAATCATCTCAAACTTAA
- a CDS encoding tetratricopeptide repeat protein, translated as MKKLNIVFLFLLLPFFTQQAQTAGELISEGDSYYKKFDNQKALEFYKKAEKLEPGNYEVLWRISRAYVDIGEHMPSSTDEQKDEQLKTYKKALEYAEKAVKAAPDKSVTYLRRAIANGRIALYKGVFSVASVVNSVKADLEKAIELGNGGNDIQAIAHYVLARTHAKTSEKWKPARSVLGLGWADNEIAIKEYKKAIELKPNFVMFYVDYAHSLIREDDYETARKMLKKALESPIEDEDDSVRKQEAKDLLEEIKDE; from the coding sequence ATGAAAAAACTAAATATCGTTTTCTTATTTTTATTACTGCCGTTCTTTACGCAGCAGGCTCAGACAGCAGGCGAACTCATTTCGGAAGGCGATTCTTACTACAAAAAGTTTGACAATCAAAAAGCGCTCGAGTTCTACAAAAAAGCGGAAAAACTGGAACCGGGAAATTATGAAGTTCTCTGGCGAATCAGTCGGGCTTATGTCGATATCGGAGAGCATATGCCTTCGAGCACCGACGAGCAAAAAGACGAACAACTCAAAACGTATAAGAAAGCGCTCGAATATGCGGAAAAAGCAGTCAAAGCCGCTCCCGATAAATCCGTTACTTATTTAAGAAGAGCTATTGCCAACGGCAGGATCGCTCTCTACAAAGGAGTCTTTTCGGTCGCGTCGGTTGTCAATTCCGTCAAAGCCGATCTCGAAAAGGCTATCGAGTTGGGCAACGGGGGGAACGATATTCAGGCAATCGCTCATTACGTTCTGGCGCGCACTCACGCCAAGACAAGCGAAAAATGGAAACCCGCCCGCTCTGTGCTGGGTCTTGGCTGGGCTGACAACGAAATTGCAATCAAAGAATATAAAAAAGCAATCGAACTCAAACCGAATTTCGTAATGTTTTATGTCGATTACGCTCATTCGTTAATTCGCGAAGACGACTATGAAACTGCGCGAAAGATGTTGAAAAAAGCTCTCGAAAGTCCTATCGAGGACGAAGACGACTCTGTCAGAAAACAGGAAGCGAAGGATTTGCTGGAGGAAATTAAAGACGAATAA